A stretch of DNA from Thermococcus sp.:
TACGCGGCGGCAAAGGCCCTGAAGGACGAGCGCAGCTGGAAGGCCGTCGAGGAGATGAGGAGAGAATACGAACGCAGGAGAGACCTCGTGTGGAAGCGTCTTAACGAGATGGGGCTTCCCACTGTTAAACCCAAGGGCGCATTCTACATCTTCCCGCGCGTGAAAGACACTGGCCTGACCAGCAAGGAGTTCAGCGAGCTCATGCTCCTGGAGGCCAAGGTCGCAGTCGTTCCCGGTTCGGCCTTCGGAAGTGCCGGGGAGGGCTACATCAGGATAAGCTATGCCACAGCGTACGAAAAGCTCGAAGAGGCCATGGACAGAATGGAGAAAGTGCTGAGGGAGAAGAAGCTCGTTTAAAGCTTCTTCAGTTCCACCTTTATCTCTTCTCCGAGCTCTATCACGGCGTAATACTTTCTGAAGAGCGGGCCGGGGTTTACCACGAGGGTTTCTCCGATCCGGTCGATCCCCCTCCCCTCGTGTATGTGGCCGCAGACGACGACCGGAGGGGATTCCTCCTCTATGAACTCCCTCAGCGCCCTGCTGCCAACGTGGTGGCCAAAGTGGACCTTGTCAGCCACAGTTCCATGGGGCGGAACGTGGGAGAGGATTATGTCGCCGTCCCGGTAGTTCTCCTCCAGAATCGTGGCTATCTCGTCCTCCGTCAGCTCCCATATCGTGTGGAAGGGCGTGATGTTTGAACCGCCGATTCCAACGATGCCGACCCCACCGACCTGGACCCGCCTGTTGTGGACGTTTATTCCGAGTTCGCTCAAGAGTTCCGGGACGTCCCTGCCGTCGCAGTTTCCGTGAACGGCAAGCACAGGCATATCAAGCTCCAGAAGAGGTTCAAGAACTTCCCTTGCTTTACCAGAACCGCTGAAATGGGTTAAATCTCCCGCAACGAGGAGTGCGTCAAATTCTTCGCCCCTCAGAACTTCGGCAAGCTGCCTGCTCCTCTTGGAGTTTCCGTGGATGTCCGTTACCGCGATGAATCTCACGGGATCACCCCTCATGTGTAGACGCCCATCTCCTCGGCTATCTTCAAAAGCCTCTCCGCCCTTTCATCGGTGGGTGGATGAGTTGAGACCATCTCAGCCAGACTCCCCCTGAAGGGGTTCACGATGAAGAGTCCTGACGTGGCCAGGTTGCCCCCCTTCATCGGGCGGAAAGATATCGCCTTGTCGAGTTTTAGCAGGGCGCTGGCGAGCGCGAGGGGTTTGCCGCTTATCCTTGCTCCGTGCTCGTCGGCCAAGTACTCCCGGGAGGGACTCAGGCCGATGTACAGAAGGCCCCCGGCTATGGGGGCGAGTATTCTAACCAGGAACCCGCTGTTGGGATCATCGCCCTTCTCCTTCCGAGACACGAAGCTGAACAGCCTGCCGAGGGCATAGGCGACGCTGAGTACAAAACCCGTAATCACAGAAACGACGGTTTGAATTAAGGTGTCTCCGTTCAGTATGTGGGCCACCTCATGGGCCAGGACACCCTCTATCTCGTCGGGGTCGAGCACCCTCAGCAGCCCGTAGGTGAGGACTATGGTGGCGCTTCCCGAGCCTTTGCCGGTCGAGAACAGGTTCGGAGTGCCAACGGGGGCCAGGGCCAGTTTGGGGAGAGGAATCCCTGCGCTGGACGAAAGCTTCCTCAGAACTGCATACAGGTAGGGATAATCGCTTTCGGTAACGAGCCTGACCCTGTACCACCTCATCAGGAGCCTGTCTCCGTACCAGTAAATCAGCCAGTCGGCGATTAGAACGAGAAAAAGCATGACGATCATACCCTGGATACCCACAAGGAGGTATCCCAGTATCGCCGGAACGAGAGCTGTGAGAAGTATTACAAGCACCAGTCTGAGCCATTTGATGGCCCCCATATTTAATCACCCCCTAGCATCAGATACTCGAGGACGTCATCGTACGCCTCGGTCCAGTCGACAACCCCTACCCTCCTCTTCACCCCCTCCTCAAGAAGTGTCAGGATCTCATCGACGACCTCGTCGGGGGTCTTATCTGTGGTGTCAACCTCCAGAACCCTCTTGTTCTTCTCCAGTGCCTCAACGAGAATGACGTCTACGAGTTCGGCTTCAACGTTTTCGGCCAGCTTTTTACGGGAGTATCCCCGGGATTTGAGCCTCTCGGCCACTGCTCTCGGGTGGAGACGGAGGACCACGACAACATCGGCTGGAACCAGGTGACTGAGGTGGCCATCGATGACAACGTTCCTGGCGGAGAACTCGGCCTTAACTTCACGGGCCAGCGCATCGACGTCTATCTCAATCTCGTCCCCAACAGGCTCACCGATACCCTTCATGAGGGCAAAATCCTTCACACTCACGTATTCGTAGCCAAGCCTCTCACTTAGGAGCTTTGAAACGGTGGTTTTACCGACTCCGGGAGTACCACTCACGGCGATTATCATCGATTTACCCCCGAGAACTCACCTTATTTTGTTGTCTGAGGTTTATATGCTTGTTCCTCGTTAATCGTCGAATGTACATGTAGCATTCAGCGAAAACCTTTTAAGGACTATAGTTTCTATATAGATGCAGGTGGCGCGAAATGGAGAGGCTAAAATTACTCCAAAGGAAGCTGCACGTTGTGAAAAAGCAGAAGGAGCTCCTCATGCTTGAGGAGGCCAAGCTCATAAGGGTGGCCCGTCAGAAAAAGGTGGCCGCCAAGAAGCTCGCCAAGGTTAAGAAGGAAAAGGTCGCCCTTGCCCTGGAAGAGGCGAGGCTTGTTAGGGTTCTCAAGCAGAACGGCTATCCAGCCGTTTGAGGTTTTTCAAAACTTTTAAGAAAAGGAGAAAGCTCAGAAGACGCTGAGCTTGTCCTCCAGTATCATCTTCTGTATCTTGGTTATGTCGGCGAGCCATGCATCTGCTATCTCGTAGGCCGGCTTCTGTATGGTCTCAAGGCTGTAGCCCTTCTTCGGGATGACCTGGACGCTGGCAACGAGCGGCTCGTCGATCGGCTTGCCTATCTGGCTGAGTATCCTGACGTAGACCTCCTCGACACCTTCGACCTGCTCGGCGATGTCGTTGGCGATGAGCATTGAGAGGAGGTTGT
This window harbors:
- a CDS encoding metallophosphoesterase gives rise to the protein MRFIAVTDIHGNSKRSRQLAEVLRGEEFDALLVAGDLTHFSGSGKAREVLEPLLELDMPVLAVHGNCDGRDVPELLSELGINVHNRRVQVGGVGIVGIGGSNITPFHTIWELTEDEIATILEENYRDGDIILSHVPPHGTVADKVHFGHHVGSRALREFIEEESPPVVVCGHIHEGRGIDRIGETLVVNPGPLFRKYYAVIELGEEIKVELKKL
- a CDS encoding adenylate kinase family protein, with the translated sequence MIIAVSGTPGVGKTTVSKLLSERLGYEYVSVKDFALMKGIGEPVGDEIEIDVDALAREVKAEFSARNVVIDGHLSHLVPADVVVVLRLHPRAVAERLKSRGYSRKKLAENVEAELVDVILVEALEKNKRVLEVDTTDKTPDEVVDEILTLLEEGVKRRVGVVDWTEAYDDVLEYLMLGGD
- a CDS encoding M48 family metalloprotease is translated as MGAIKWLRLVLVILLTALVPAILGYLLVGIQGMIVMLFLVLIADWLIYWYGDRLLMRWYRVRLVTESDYPYLYAVLRKLSSSAGIPLPKLALAPVGTPNLFSTGKGSGSATIVLTYGLLRVLDPDEIEGVLAHEVAHILNGDTLIQTVVSVITGFVLSVAYALGRLFSFVSRKEKGDDPNSGFLVRILAPIAGGLLYIGLSPSREYLADEHGARISGKPLALASALLKLDKAISFRPMKGGNLATSGLFIVNPFRGSLAEMVSTHPPTDERAERLLKIAEEMGVYT